The Cloacibacillus sp. genomic interval CGGCGCGCAGCGCGTTATTTTAGTAAGCGGCGGCGGCATAGGGGCGGGCTCTGTGGAGGCGGCTGCCAAGTCGCTTGCCGCAAAGACGGAATGGCTCACAGTCGTCATCTGCGGCAACAATAAAAAACTTTACACGAGAATGAAAAGCTTCTACAGATATAAAGAAAACATGCGCATAGAGGGTTTCGTCGGCAACATGGAGGACTATTACGCGGCTTCGGACGCGGCGGTGATGAAGCCGGGCGGCCTTTCGACCTCTGAGGCGCTCGCGGCGGGCCTTCCTATGCTTTTGATAGACCCGGTGCCGGGGCAGGAGGAGCTGAACCTGGCCTACCTCACGACAAACGGAGCGGCGGAATATCTCGTGCGCCCCGGGCGCGCGGCCGAGGCCGCTTCGCGCATTTTCGCCGATGGCACAGATGAGAAAATGCGCGAAGCCGCGTTCACCCTCGCCAAACCCAACGCCGCCGCCGAAATAATCCGCGAGGTGTGCGCGAAGCTGGGATAATAAAAAGTATTGACCGCCCCATTTTGCGTATTACGCTTCCGCCGCCGCTGTAAACGGCAGACGCGGTTATATGCGTCTGCTTTTTAGCTGAGGAAGCGTGGCTAAAGTAATTCCTCCCCGGTATGGCCCGGGGAGGAAATTTCGAGGGGTTTTGAAGAGAGTGGAGAAGAAGAGTCTTTATCGTTATCCGATATTTCTTTCGGATTTCGCTTTGCGTACCTGCTTTGTGTACGAAGAAAGTATAGCTCCCGCTCCAAATTATTTGTAGATACAATAATGGAATATCGGTATAGCCGTATCGGTATGGCGTCCTGCACAAAAAAGAGCGGGGTTTAGCCCCCGCTCCGATGTTGATATTACAAATTTATTACAGCTTCGTTATTTTGTGGGCGTGATGAGCTTCTGGTCGGTCACTTCGCCGAAGTAGCGGAACTTTCCGTCCTTCACCCTCTGCACCTGCACCGGCTTTACAACTTCGCCCTCTTTGGTGAAGCCTTTGATGACGCCGGTGATGCCGTCGTAGTTCTTTGTCTCGGCAAGAGCCTTCGCCACTTTGATGCCGTCCGTTGACTTCGCCTTGTTGATGGCGTTGACGAGCAGCATGAAGGCGTCGTAGTTTGACGCGCCGACCATGTCAGGCTCTATCTTGTGGCGTTTGCGGTATTCGGCGAGGAACTCCTGCACCTTCGCGCGTTTGTCGTCGCGGTTGAGGTTCGTCACCATTACCATGCCTTCGGCCGCTTTGCCCGCTATTTCCACCGTCTTCGGGGAGTCCGCGCCCTCTTCACCGATGAACTGAACTTTGATGCCCATCTCCTGAGCCTGCTTCATTGCGGGGCCTACCTGGAAGTAGTAGCCGCTGAAGAATACGACGTCGGGGTTTGAGGCCTTCATCTTTGAGAGGTAGGGTTTGAAGTCCTTTTCGCTCATGGGGTACTTCTGCTGGGAGACTATTTTCGCCGCGGGGTTCTCTTTGATATATTCGTCAAAGCCCTGCGCGAGCGTTGTGCCGAAGTCGTTGTCGCTGACTATGAGGGCTATTTTCTTTGCCTTCAGCAGCTTCACCGCGACGTAGGCCGCGCCCTTGCCTTCAACTGTTCCGAGGAATCCGTTGCGGAAGGTGAAGTCGCCCTTTGTGATGTCGGGGTGCAGCGCGTAGGCCGATACGAGCGGGATCTCAGCGTCGTTGAAGATGGCGGATACCGCGCGCGTCGGGAGGCTGTAGGAGCCGGCGACGAAGGCTACGATTTTGTCCTGGTCGATGAGTTTGTGCGCGAGGGGAACTGACTGCTTCGGGTCGGCTGCGTCGTCATAGCAGACGAGTTCCACCTTTTTGCCGAGCACTCCGCCCTTTGCGTTGACCTTTTCGACCGCGAGCTTCACTGATTCATACGCGCTGAATCCGTCGGCCGCCGCAAAGCCCGTAAGCGGGGCGAGCATGCCGATCTTGATCGTCTCCG includes:
- a CDS encoding ABC transporter substrate-binding protein translates to MKKCFKLLAAVFSIALFCLGGTAFAAETIKIGMLAPLTGFAAADGFSAYESVKLAVEKVNAKGGVLGKKVELVCYDDAADPKQSVPLAHKLIDQDKIVAFVAGSYSLPTRAVSAIFNDAEIPLVSAYALHPDITKGDFTFRNGFLGTVEGKGAAYVAVKLLKAKKIALIVSDNDFGTTLAQGFDEYIKENPAAKIVSQQKYPMSEKDFKPYLSKMKASNPDVVFFSGYYFQVGPAMKQAQEMGIKVQFIGEEGADSPKTVEIAGKAAEGMVMVTNLNRDDKRAKVQEFLAEYRKRHKIEPDMVGASNYDAFMLLVNAINKAKSTDGIKVAKALAETKNYDGITGVIKGFTKEGEVVKPVQVQRVKDGKFRYFGEVTDQKLITPTK